Below is a genomic region from Streptomyces roseoviridis.
GACGACGGTCAGCCGCCCGGCCGCGAGCCGCTTGCCCGCTATGTAGTGGAGGACGTCGAAGGCGTCCTTGCTGGCGCTCTGGTCGTTCTCGTCGTCGGCGACGAGTCCTCGGCAGAAGTCCGAGGAGATGATCTCGGTCGGCTTGAAGTGCCGCCGCGCGAAGGTGGACTTGCCGGAGCCGGTCGCACCGATCAGGACCACGAGGGACAGGTCGGTGACGGGCAGCGTGCGGGGAGCGGGGGCGGTGACCGTGGTCGGGGCCGTGCCGGTCGTGTCGGTCGGGGCGTCGGTCGTGTCGCTCATGCCGCGTCCTCCTTCGGGGTCTCGTCGGTACGGGTCTGGTCGGTACGGGTCTGGTCGGTGGTGGAGCTCCCTTCGGTGGAGCTCCCTTCGGTGGAGCTCCCTTCGGTGGAGCTCCCTTCGGTGGGGGCGGTGCGGGTCGTGTCGGTGGGGGTTTCCTCCGTACGGGTCCGGTCGGTGGCGGGCTCGTCGTCACGGGTGAAGACGGCCATCTGCGTGGGCGGGCCGACCTCGGGGTCGTCGGGGCCGACGGGCGCGAAGTCCACCGCGTAGCCGTACCGTCCGGCGAGTCCGGCCGCCCACGTGCGGAACTCCTCGCGGGTCCACTCGAAGCGGTGGTCGCCGTGCCGGACGTGGCCGGCCGGCAGCGACTCCCAGCGCACGTTGTACTCGACGTTCGGAGTGGTCACCACGACCGTGCGGGGCCGGGCCGAACCGAACACCGCGTATTCGAGCGCGGGCAGCCTCGGCAGGTCCAGGTGCTCGATGACCTCGCTGAGCACGGCCGCGTCGTAGCCGGCGAGCCGCTTGTCGGTGTACGTGAGCGAGCCCTGGAGCAGGCGCACCCGGGCGGCCTGCCGCTCGCCCATCCGGTCCAGGCGCAGCCTGCGGGCGGCCACCGACAGAGCGCGCGCCGACACGTCGATGCCGACGATCTCGGTGAACCGCACGTCCTTGAGCAGCGCCTGCACCAACTGGCCCTGGCCGCAGCCGAGATCGAGCACCCGTGTGGCGTCGGCGGCGCGCAGCGCGCCGAGGATCGCCTCGCGGCGCTGCTCGGCGAGCGGAACGGGCCGCTCCTCGGTGTCCGTCGTCTCGTCGACCGCGTTGTCGACGTCCTCGACGTCCAGGCCGTCCGTCTCGGCGAGCCGCACCAGTTCCAGACGCTCCGTCGCCTCCCGGGTCAGGCCCCAGCGGCGCGACAGGTAACGGCTGGTGATGAGCTTCTGCTCGGGGTGGTCGGCGAGCCAGCCGTCACCGGCCCGCAGCAGCTTGTCGACCTCGTCGGGCGCGACCCAGTAGTGCTTGGCGTCGTCGAGCACCGGCAGCAGCACGTACAGCTGGTTGAGCGCGTCGGCGAGCCGCAGTTCGCCCTCCAGGACGAGCCGCACGTAGCGGGAGTCGCCCCATTCGGGGAACTCCGGGTCGAGCGCGACCGGTTCGGCCGCGACGGCCGTCCAGCCCAGCGGGCCGAACAACCGCTTCACCAGTTCCGCGCCACCGCGCGCCGGCACCGCGGGCACCTCGATCCGCAGCGGCATGGCCGCGGCGGCCCGCTCGGGCAGGGCCGCGCAGGTGCCGTGCAGGGCGCTCTTGAACACCCGGGCGAGGGCGACCGCGAGCAGCGAGGAGGCCGCGTAGGGCCGGTCGTTCACATACTGCGCGAGCGCCGCGTCCGGCGCGCCTCCCCGCCCCTTGCCGCGGCCCCGGCGCACGAGCGCCACGGGGTCCACTTCGAGCAGCAGCGCGGCCGTGCACCGCTCCGCGCTCGCCTCGGGGTAGAGGACGTGCGCGGTGCCGTGCGAGGTCGAGAACGCCTGCGCCCTTCCGGGATGCTTGTGCAGCAGAAAGCCCAGGTCAGTGGCAGGTTTCTCGGGGGTGCCCGTGGTGCTGATCGTCAGGAACATGCGCTCCAGCATGACCTGCGCCGCCGCCCCGGGCCAACGCATTTCGGGGCGCCGCTCCGTCGCCCTCCCGGTCCTACGGCTTCAGCGCGCCGGCGAGGGCCGCGATGGCGTCGGGGCCGACCCGGCAGCATCCTCCGATCAGACGGGCACCGGCCGTGCGCCAGGCATCGGTCGTGGCCGGGTCGAAGCTCGCTCCGCCGTGCCAGCCGCGGGCGCCGGCATCCCACTGCTCGCCGCTGTTGGGATAGACGACGACCGGCTTGCCGGTGACCGAGGCGGCGATCTCCGCGGCGGGTCCGGCGTCCGCCGGGTCGCAGCAGTTGACGCCGACCGCGACGACCTGGTCGACGCCCGCGGCGAGCCCGAAGGCGTCCTCGAGGGTCTGCCCGGCCCGGGTGTGCCGGCCGTCGACCGTGTACGAGAGCCAGACCGGCACCCCGCAGCCCTCGACGGCCCGCAGCAGCCCTTCGGCCTCGTCGGCGTCGGGCACCGTCTCCAGGGCCAGGACGTCCGGACCGGCCTCGGCCAGCACCTCGACCCGGGGCCGGTGGAACCGTGCCAGCTCGGCGGCCGACAGCCCGTACCGGCCCCGGTACTCGCTGCCGTCCGCGAGCATCGCCCCGTACGGGCCGACGGAGGCCGCGACCCAGATCTCGCGCTGTGTCCGCCCGCCCGCCGCGCGGGCGAGCTCGACGCTGCGGGCGAGCAGCCGCGCCGCCTCCGCCCGGTCGGTCCCGCGCCGGGCGAAGCCCTCGAAGGTGGCCTGGTAGCTGGAGGTGATCAGCACCTGGGCACCCGCCCGCGCGTAGGCCGCGTGGGCCGCCTCGATCTGCTCGGGCGCGTCGGCGAGCAGTCGGGCCGACCAGAGCGCGTCGGACAGGTCGCAGCCCTGCGCCTCCAGCTGGTTGGAGAGCCCGCCGTCGAGGACGAGCACCTCCTCGGCGAGGGCGGCGGCGAGTGTGCGGGCGGGTTTCATCGGGTCACCCCAGCTGCGTCTGGACCTGTGCGGAGATCAGCTCCAGGTGGTCCAGATCGTCCAGGTCGAGGACCTGGAGGTAGATCCGGGTGGAGCCCAGTGCACCGTACCTGCCGATCTTGTCCACGACCTCGGCGGGTGAGCCGGCCAGGCCGTTGGCCTTGAGCTCGTCGACGTCCCGCCCGATGGCCGCCGCCCTGCGGGCGACCTCCGCGTCGTCCCGGCCCACGCACACCACGAGCGCGTTGGAGTACACCAGCGCGTCGGCCGGACGCCCGGCCTCCGCCGCCGCGGCCCGCACCCGGCCGAACTGCCGCTCGGTGTCCTCCAGCGAGGCGAACGGGATGTTGAACTCGTCGGCGAAGCGCGCCGCCAGCCTCGGCGTGCGGGTCGCGCCGTGCCCGCCGACGAGCACCGGGATCCGTTCCTGGGCCGGCTTGGGCAGCGCGGGCGAGTCGGTCAGCTGGTAGTACTCGCCCTCGTACGAGAACTTCTTGCCGACCTCGGTGTCCCACAGCCCGGTGACGATCTCCAGCTGCTCCTCCAGGCGTCCGAACTTCTCCTTGGGGAACGGGATCCCGTACGCCCGGTGCTCCTCCTCGAACCATCCCGCGCCGAGGCCGAGTTCGATCCGGCCGCCGGACATCTGGTCGACCTGGGCGACCTGGATGGCCAGGACGCCGGGGAGCCGGAACGTGCCGGCGGTCATCAGCGTGCCGAGGCGGATCCGCCGGGTCTCCCGGGCGAGACCGGCCAGGGTGATCCACGCGTCCGTGGGTCCGGGCAGCCCGTCGGCGGATCCCATGCTCAGATAGTGGTCCGAGCGAAAGAAGGCGTCGAAGCCGAGCTCCTCCGTGGCCTTGGCGACCTTGAGCAGGGTGTCGTAGTCGGCCCCTTGCTGGGGCTCCGTGAAGATTCGAAGATCCATGCCTCCATCCTGCACCTTCGGGGCGCGTCAACCATTTCGTCAGCGGATGATCTCCACCGGCTCGGTCGGGTGAATATCGGCCCTCCTGGCGGGCGGCCTCCCGCCGGGCCAGTGACCGGCGCCGGTGACCGGTCGTTGGCTCGGGCGGAGCCGGACCGCCCGGCCCGCGTGCCGGCGGCCCGTGCCGGTGCGTCTCTCATGGGCCCTTCCCGCGCCGGAGGGCCCCGGGCCGAGGAGGCCGCCATGTCCCAGGAAGCCGCACCGGAGCGGGCCGTGCCCGAGCAGGGCGCCCCACAGGTGCCGCCCGCGCAGCCGTCGGCCGAGTCCGTGCCCTCCCGGACCGCCCGGTCGGTGCCCGAGCAGGGCGGCGCCCCGAAGGGCCTGCTGCAGCAGATGGAGGAGCTGATGGCCGCGCTGACCGCCGACCTGACCCAGCTCGACGCCGACCTCCAGTCGTCGGCGGACCGCCAGTCGCCCGCCTCCGCAAGCGGGACCCCGGACCACCCTGACGTCACCCCCGCCTGACGCCCGCTCCGGACCCGCGCGCCGCGCTCGCCCCTTTTCCTCCCGCTCAGCGCGGCCCCGGGGCCGGGCCCGCCCGGTTGCCGGCGGGGTCGGGCGGTCTGCCGCGCTCACGCTCGCGTACGGCCAGGCGGCGGAGCATGGCGCGCACGCGGTCGCCCGCCTCGTCGGCGGCGTCGATCGCCTCGATGCACTGCCAGTAGAGCCCGTCCTCGTCGGTGGCGCACGCCACCCCGACCAGGGCGATGCCCACCTCGCCGAGGAGCGCGCCGAGCGCGATGAGCGCCGACCGCGCGTCCCTCACGGTGGTGAGCTGCGCGGCCCGTAACGCTCCGGTGCGCAGCACGGGGTGGTCGACCGTGCCCCGCCCGCCGGCTATCTCGCTCAGCCCCCGTGCCTCGCCCCGCAGCTCCGGCGGGCCGCCGAGCGCGAGGTGACTTCCTATCGCCTGGGCGAGGGCCTGGGCCTGCCACGCCTCCGCCACGATGTCCAGTGCCGTGTGGCTCTCGGCCAGCGCATGCCGACCGGCCGCGACGAGTCGCTCCGCTTCCATCAACGCCGCCCCCGTTCCCAAGACTTACCGCTCATTCATTCCATTACCCAGCGTGAGGCCGACCGGACCCAAACACCAGGGGAATTCGGAAAACTGTGGACAGGAAGCTCGATGGGGAAAACTCGATCACTCCGAAGAGTGACGATCGGGGTCTTCGGTGTCCGGTCGGCGACCTCCGCGCACCGGGAAACGGAGTTCGTTGCGGTCGATCTTGGCCGAGAGCGCCGCGAGCGGGTCGATCCCCAACACCCCGCAGAACTGGAGCAGATAGGCGAGGACGTCCGCGACCTCGTCCGTGACCCGGTGCGCCTGCTCCGGGTCCGCCATCACCCGCTCCGCCTCCTCCGGGGTCAACCACTGGAAGATCTCCAGGAGTTCGGCCGCCTCGACGCTCAGCGCCGCGGCCAGGTTCTTGGGCGTGTGGTAGGGCTGCCACGCGCGGGCCGCGGCGAAGTCCGCGAGGCGGCGTTGCAGGCCCGCCACATCAAGTTCTGTCACGCCCCAGGTCTACCACCGTCACCTGTGACTCGTTCGCCCCCACCCCCGGCCCCGCCCCCTGAACCTCGTTGGCCCCCTTCGGCTCGCTCACCCCACTCGCCTGGCCCGGCAGGTCCGGCAGGTCCGGCAGATCGACCGCCGTGCCCTCGCCGATCGTCGCGACGAGCCGGAGGTGGCCCCTCGCGCAGATCTCCCGTGCCAGGGCGAGCAGGGCGCTCACCTGCCGGCCGTCGAGGCCCCGGTCGAAGCCGTCGGCGAGGACGGTGAGGGTCTGCATGGCCTGCGGCACCTCGGCGACCGGGTCCACCGCGAGCACACCGGGGCCGGTGAGCAGGACGAGACCGAGGGCGAGGTAGCGCAGTTCGCCGTCGCCGAGGCGGCCCAGCGGCGTCGCCGCGCGGGCGGTGCGCTCCAGGACGGCCTGGACGGTGTCGCCCTCCGCCGACTCCCGGAGGCCGAGGCCCGTGACCGGCCCGGTGCAGCCCGCACGGGCGAACGCGGCGAGGCGGACGTGGCGCCGGGGGCATTCGGTGGCGGTGCGGTGCAGCACCTCCGCGAGGTTGCGGCAGTCCCGCCGCAGCCGGCCCTCGCCCACCGGCACCGGTGCCCGCATGCTGCGCGGCTGCGGGTCGCACGGGAAGACCGAGCGCAGTCCGACGACCACCTGTTCCGCCGCGGCCAGGACGTCCCGTTGTCCCTGGGTCTTGCCGGCGACGCGCAGCGGGAGCAGGGCGGTGGCGAGGAGGTCGTCGGGCAGCGGAGCGCGGGTGACGGGGGTGCTGCCCGCCGTGTGCCATTCGGCCTGGACGGTGCCGCGGCCGGGGTCGCGCAGGGCGGTGGCGAGGAGGACGCGCCCCTGGGCGGTGAGGCGTTCGCCGACGATCCGCAAGGAGGGCTCCGCCTGGACGGCGATGTCGAGGCGGACCGGGCCCACCGGTCCGTCGACCGTGCAGCCGATCCGGAAGCCCCGCCTCCCCTGGGCGTCGGGCCGCGCCGACTCCGGCACCCGGTCCGCCGCGTCGGGCAGCGCCTCGGCGAGCCCCGCGCCGGAGCCGAGCGCCGTCAGTACCTCGTACGCGCGCAGGGCGGTGGACTTGCCGCTTCCGCTCGGACCCCGGAGCAGCGTCACGGGGCCGAGCGGGAGGGCGGTCCCGCGATGCGCGCCGAAGGCCGAGAGGCGTAACTCCGTGACGGCGGGCCGGACCCTCTCGCCCCTGCGCCGCTCGGCGGAGGCGGGAGGGGACGCGAGAGGCGAGGCGGGAACGGACGGGGACGGGGGTGCGGGGACGCGCGGGCGTCCCTGGGCCGGGACCACCCCGGCCGCCGCCGGACCGTACCTACGGTCGCGGGCGGCTGGAGCGGGGGTGCGGTCGGAGGCGGTGCCGCCGGTGATGGTCATGATCGGACCGTACGCAGGCGTGCGGACGACGAACCGTTACGGCGGAAGGAGCTTCCTACGAACGGGGGACCGCGTCCTCGTCGATGTCCTCCGGGCTTCCGTCCTCCGCGCCCTCCACCTCGGTGCCCGCGGGCGCCAGCAGGAAGACGTTGCGGTCGACGCGGTGCATGCCGCTGCCGAGCCCGAAGACGACACCGCTGCTGAAGTCGAGGACGCGCTTGGCGACCTCGGTGTCGGCGCTCGTGAGGTCGAGCAGCACGGGAACCTGGGCGATGAGGTACTCGGCGACCTCGCGGGCGTCGGCGAAGACCTGGACCCGCAGCACGACCATGCGGCGCTGCTCGGCGGCCTCGTACTGCTCGGGCATCGTGCGGTGGTCGACCCTGGACGGCCATTCGTCGCGGCCGCGCAGGGGCACGACCTGTGCCAGACCCTCCCACTGCTCGTCGGTGACGTCGTACCTCTCGTACCTACTCATGCGTCCATCCTCCCGTTCCTCACCCGTTCGGCCCAACACCGACACGAACCGACTCGCCGCGGACCGACGGCGGACCGGTCCGTCCGGTCCGGCCGGTCACCCGGCCCGCCCGGTCCACTCGGCTCGCCGCGGTTCAGCGGGGCATGCGCCGGCCCAGCTCCCGGGCCCTCGCCCGCAGGGCCGCCGCCCAGGCCGCGCCGTCGGGCGGCTCGGACATCCCGGTGACGGCGGACACCTGCACATCCTCCAGGCGACCGTCCGTTTCGGCGCTGAGCCGCGCCCAGTCCACCTCGATTCCGGCGCGTCCGGCCAGGACCAGCGCGATCGCCGTGAAGTCCTCGGAGAGCGCGAGGACGATGCTGTGACCGGTCCGCCGGTGCCGGGCCAGCAAGGCGTGGACGAATGCCCCGAAGGCGACAGGATCGATCTGGCACTCGTCCATCTCCATCGGCCCGATTCCGGACGGCAGCCCCAACTCCGCCTCGTGGAGGGCCACATGGCGCTGGAACATGCGGGAAGCACCGTTGGACGGGTTCCACAAGGTCTCGTCACCCAGGTCGAAGTACTGGCTCATCCCGTCCCCCGCGTCGTTCAGCGTCGTCCCGCGTCGTCCCGCGCGTGCGCGTGACGACGCTCGGCGCGTTCCGTGCGCTCGGCGCACTCCCCGCGGCGCCCAGCGCTTCCGATGTCGTGCGGACCATCGTCGCAGGTCCGGACAGTCCTGCGGTCGGGGGGTGAAGGGGGTCCAGGATGAGGCGCTGCCCCGGGAGGGTGCCGGGCCGCAGGGACTGCCGGAGCACGGCCACGGCGCCCTCGGTTCCGGGAGCGAGAGGATCATCCGGGGCGTGCCGCTACGGCGTCGGCAGGGTGATCTCCCGCTTGAGGATCTTGCCGCTCGGGCCCAGGGGGAGCCGGTCCACGAGCCAGACGTGACGCGGGTACTTGTAGGCCGCCATCCGTTCCCTGACGTACTCCCGCAGTTCGTCGGGGGTGGCCTGCGCGGAGGGGCGCAGGACGACCGCCGCGGCGACCTCTTCGCCCAGGTCGGCGTGCGGGACGCCCACGACGGCGGCCAGGGCGACGGCCGGGTGCTCGTGCAGGACCTCCTCGATCTCGCGCGGGTAGACGTTGTAGCCGCCGCGGATGATCATGTCCTTCTTGCGGTCCACGATGTAGAGGAAGCCGTCCTCGTCGGCGCGGGCGAGGTCGCCCGTGCGCAGCCAGCCGTCGGGGACGGCGGCCGCGGTCTCCTCCGGGCGGTTCCAGTAGCCCTTCATCACGTTGGGTCCGCGGACGGCCAGTTCGCCGACCTCACCGGGGGTCACGTCCTGGCCCTTGTCGTCGAGCAGCCGTACCTCGACGTCCCGGATGGGGGTGCCGACGGAGCCGGCCTTGCGGGGCCGGTCGGGGTGGTTGAAGGTGACGACCGGGCTGGTCTCGGACATGCCGAATCCCTCCAGCACCGCGCAGCCGAAGCGCCGCTCGAAGCCGTGGAGGATCTCCACCGGCAGCGAGGCGCCGCCGGAGATGCACATCCGCAGGGTCGAGACGTCCGCCTCCGACGGGTACTGGAGCAGGGCCGCGTACATGGTCGGCACTCCCTCGAAGACGGTGGCCCGCTCGCGGGCGATGGCGTCCAGGACGGCCCCCGGTTCGAAGCGGGGGATCATGACGAGCGAGGCACCGCTGCGGACGGCCGTGCTCATGGTGCAGATCTGTCCGAAGATGTGGAACAGGGGCAGGCAGCCCACGACCACGTCGTCCGGCGTCATCCGCTGGATCTCGACGCCGTTGACCTCGGTGTTGTGCCGCAGACCGGCGTGGGTGAGGACGGCGCCCTTGGGGTGGCCGGTCGTTCCGGAGGTGTACAGCAGGACGGCCATGTCCTCGCCGTCCACCTCGGCGGCCCCGGGCAGGGGCTCGTGCCGGGCCAGTTCAGCGGCGAACCCGGCGGGTTCGACGGCGGTGTGCCGCACCCCCGCGGCCGCGGCTCCCTGCGCGCCTTCGCCCGGGGCCTGATGCCACTCGAAGAGCCGTACCGCACCGGAGTCGGTGAGGTGGAACGCGCTCTCCCTGGTCTTCAGGAGCGGGTTCATCGGAACGACGACGGCGCCGGCGCGCAGGTTTCCGTAGTAGAGGACGACGAACTCGGGAACGTTGGGGAGCATCAGGGCGACCCGGTCGCCCGGCTCGACGCCCTCGGACCTGAGCAGCGTGGCGGCACGGGCGCTGGAGTCGTCCAGCTCCGCGTACGTGATGACCCGCTCCCCCAGCCGCAGCGCGGGGTGCTCGGGCTGCCGCCGAGCCGTCTCCACAAGGAACCCTGCCAGATTGGCCATGACCGCCTCCGTCGTAGAAATAGTCGA
It encodes:
- a CDS encoding DUF6099 family protein; the encoded protein is MEAERLVAAGRHALAESHTALDIVAEAWQAQALAQAIGSHLALGGPPELRGEARGLSEIAGGRGTVDHPVLRTGALRAAQLTTVRDARSALIALGALLGEVGIALVGVACATDEDGLYWQCIEAIDAADEAGDRVRAMLRRLAVRERERGRPPDPAGNRAGPAPGPR
- the mmuM gene encoding homocysteine S-methyltransferase is translated as MKPARTLAAALAEEVLVLDGGLSNQLEAQGCDLSDALWSARLLADAPEQIEAAHAAYARAGAQVLITSSYQATFEGFARRGTDRAEAARLLARSVELARAAGGRTQREIWVAASVGPYGAMLADGSEYRGRYGLSAAELARFHRPRVEVLAEAGPDVLALETVPDADEAEGLLRAVEGCGVPVWLSYTVDGRHTRAGQTLEDAFGLAAGVDQVVAVGVNCCDPADAGPAAEIAASVTGKPVVVYPNSGEQWDAGARGWHGGASFDPATTDAWRTAGARLIGGCCRVGPDAIAALAGALKP
- a CDS encoding long-chain fatty acid--CoA ligase — translated: MANLAGFLVETARRQPEHPALRLGERVITYAELDDSSARAATLLRSEGVEPGDRVALMLPNVPEFVVLYYGNLRAGAVVVPMNPLLKTRESAFHLTDSGAVRLFEWHQAPGEGAQGAAAAGVRHTAVEPAGFAAELARHEPLPGAAEVDGEDMAVLLYTSGTTGHPKGAVLTHAGLRHNTEVNGVEIQRMTPDDVVVGCLPLFHIFGQICTMSTAVRSGASLVMIPRFEPGAVLDAIARERATVFEGVPTMYAALLQYPSEADVSTLRMCISGGASLPVEILHGFERRFGCAVLEGFGMSETSPVVTFNHPDRPRKAGSVGTPIRDVEVRLLDDKGQDVTPGEVGELAVRGPNVMKGYWNRPEETAAAVPDGWLRTGDLARADEDGFLYIVDRKKDMIIRGGYNVYPREIEEVLHEHPAVALAAVVGVPHADLGEEVAAAVVLRPSAQATPDELREYVRERMAAYKYPRHVWLVDRLPLGPSGKILKREITLPTP
- a CDS encoding DUF6086 family protein; amino-acid sequence: MSQYFDLGDETLWNPSNGASRMFQRHVALHEAELGLPSGIGPMEMDECQIDPVAFGAFVHALLARHRRTGHSIVLALSEDFTAIALVLAGRAGIEVDWARLSAETDGRLEDVQVSAVTGMSEPPDGAAWAAALRARARELGRRMPR
- a CDS encoding AAA family ATPase; the encoded protein is MTITGGTASDRTPAPAARDRRYGPAAAGVVPAQGRPRVPAPPSPSVPASPLASPPASAERRRGERVRPAVTELRLSAFGAHRGTALPLGPVTLLRGPSGSGKSTALRAYEVLTALGSGAGLAEALPDAADRVPESARPDAQGRRGFRIGCTVDGPVGPVRLDIAVQAEPSLRIVGERLTAQGRVLLATALRDPGRGTVQAEWHTAGSTPVTRAPLPDDLLATALLPLRVAGKTQGQRDVLAAAEQVVVGLRSVFPCDPQPRSMRAPVPVGEGRLRRDCRNLAEVLHRTATECPRRHVRLAAFARAGCTGPVTGLGLRESAEGDTVQAVLERTARAATPLGRLGDGELRYLALGLVLLTGPGVLAVDPVAEVPQAMQTLTVLADGFDRGLDGRQVSALLALAREICARGHLRLVATIGEGTAVDLPDLPDLPGQASGVSEPKGANEVQGAGPGVGANESQVTVVDLGRDRT
- a CDS encoding cell division protein SepF translates to MSRYERYDVTDEQWEGLAQVVPLRGRDEWPSRVDHRTMPEQYEAAEQRRMVVLRVQVFADAREVAEYLIAQVPVLLDLTSADTEVAKRVLDFSSGVVFGLGSGMHRVDRNVFLLAPAGTEVEGAEDGSPEDIDEDAVPRS
- a CDS encoding nucleotide pyrophosphohydrolase, whose protein sequence is MTELDVAGLQRRLADFAAARAWQPYHTPKNLAAALSVEAAELLEIFQWLTPEEAERVMADPEQAHRVTDEVADVLAYLLQFCGVLGIDPLAALSAKIDRNELRFPVRGGRRPDTEDPDRHSSE
- a CDS encoding LLM class F420-dependent oxidoreductase translates to MDLRIFTEPQQGADYDTLLKVAKATEELGFDAFFRSDHYLSMGSADGLPGPTDAWITLAGLARETRRIRLGTLMTAGTFRLPGVLAIQVAQVDQMSGGRIELGLGAGWFEEEHRAYGIPFPKEKFGRLEEQLEIVTGLWDTEVGKKFSYEGEYYQLTDSPALPKPAQERIPVLVGGHGATRTPRLAARFADEFNIPFASLEDTERQFGRVRAAAAEAGRPADALVYSNALVVCVGRDDAEVARRAAAIGRDVDELKANGLAGSPAEVVDKIGRYGALGSTRIYLQVLDLDDLDHLELISAQVQTQLG
- a CDS encoding 3' terminal RNA ribose 2'-O-methyltransferase Hen1, yielding MFLTISTTGTPEKPATDLGFLLHKHPGRAQAFSTSHGTAHVLYPEASAERCTAALLLEVDPVALVRRGRGKGRGGAPDAALAQYVNDRPYAASSLLAVALARVFKSALHGTCAALPERAAAAMPLRIEVPAVPARGGAELVKRLFGPLGWTAVAAEPVALDPEFPEWGDSRYVRLVLEGELRLADALNQLYVLLPVLDDAKHYWVAPDEVDKLLRAGDGWLADHPEQKLITSRYLSRRWGLTREATERLELVRLAETDGLDVEDVDNAVDETTDTEERPVPLAEQRREAILGALRAADATRVLDLGCGQGQLVQALLKDVRFTEIVGIDVSARALSVAARRLRLDRMGERQAARVRLLQGSLTYTDKRLAGYDAAVLSEVIEHLDLPRLPALEYAVFGSARPRTVVVTTPNVEYNVRWESLPAGHVRHGDHRFEWTREEFRTWAAGLAGRYGYAVDFAPVGPDDPEVGPPTQMAVFTRDDEPATDRTRTEETPTDTTRTAPTEGSSTEGSSTEGSSTEGSSTTDQTRTDQTRTDETPKEDAA